One genomic window of Rhizomicrobium sp. includes the following:
- a CDS encoding FAD-dependent monooxygenase: protein MAPLRSVMIGPMRHGRLFLLGDAAHIVPPTGAKGLNLAVTDSIFLGEALIEFYAGRAAALDGYSRRAPARVWKAERFSWWFTSLTHDFPGTDGFGQRMQRAELAYILESEAARTTLAENYVGLPLTAGLP from the coding sequence ATCGCGCCGCTTCGCAGCGTCATGATCGGGCCGATGCGGCATGGCCGGCTGTTTCTGCTCGGCGACGCCGCGCATATCGTGCCGCCGACCGGGGCGAAAGGCCTCAATCTCGCCGTCACGGATTCCATTTTTCTGGGCGAGGCGTTGATCGAATTCTATGCCGGACGCGCTGCGGCGCTCGACGGCTATTCCCGCCGCGCGCCGGCGCGCGTCTGGAAGGCGGAACGGTTCAGCTGGTGGTTCACGTCCTTGACTCATGACTTTCCCGGCACGGACGGGTTCGGGCAGCGCATGCAGCGGGCCGAACTGGCCTATATCCTGGAATCCGAAGCCGCCCGGACGACCCTGGCGGAGAACTATGTCGGCCTGCCCCTGACGGCAGGCCTCCCTTGA
- a CDS encoding Hsp70 family protein gives MIVAEYHKVIGIDLGTTFSVVSVFSTTKNDVVVIPSPQNQRTTPSVVYIAKNGQISVGDAARRKLERDPGGVIIEAKRLMGERDETTGAKRMKSAAGREFEPEFVSAAILKELKGYAERFIGEPIHDAVITVPAYFKEPQKKATEEAARLARLNPRLLVNEPTAAAVAYGLDEDDDLTFVVYDFGGGTFDVSVVKVRNGRQFDILGTGGDSHLGGGDIDQILIDWFLGQMKAEYSRNFSGDDKLGGRVRLEAERVKIALCNSMTEQAFELDDPADDIDRVCYYISPAELKRRIQPLLEKTRREVDVAMESAGKKAGVTWDDVDAFVLVGGSSKIPFVRDMLSETYKKPIKSDLNPDEIVSIGAARLAMDYKPSQGPVFDEDKPLVIEETAELPGNVVPTDIKDVVSHTLGIGLKDDKYDALIEKDKYIPARVHRKGYTTAEDNQTSIWIPVFQGDNPKASLNYQIGEVVIPDLSPAPVGTHHFEVTFALDANGIFNGQVVHTETGAVKDIKLQRGQDALVEKRRIDLADMIEKNNVMTLPNTSAGKEDGDDRVAELVTQAQAALNRLPAAAQGDLTTALAELVLAQHSKNLQQQGQAIVRIRSILDRHSAA, from the coding sequence ATGATCGTGGCGGAATATCACAAAGTCATCGGCATCGATCTGGGCACGACCTTTTCGGTCGTTTCGGTTTTCTCGACGACCAAGAACGACGTGGTCGTCATACCGAGCCCGCAGAACCAGAGGACCACGCCGTCGGTCGTCTATATCGCCAAGAACGGTCAGATCTCCGTCGGCGACGCGGCGCGGCGCAAGCTCGAGAGAGATCCGGGCGGCGTCATCATCGAAGCCAAGCGCCTGATGGGCGAGCGCGATGAAACCACCGGCGCGAAAAGGATGAAGTCCGCCGCCGGCCGCGAGTTCGAGCCCGAGTTCGTCTCGGCCGCGATCCTCAAAGAGCTAAAAGGTTATGCCGAACGGTTCATCGGCGAGCCCATCCACGACGCCGTGATCACCGTCCCGGCCTATTTCAAGGAGCCGCAGAAAAAGGCAACGGAAGAGGCCGCCCGTCTGGCGCGTCTCAATCCGCGTCTGCTGGTCAATGAACCGACGGCTGCCGCGGTGGCCTATGGCCTGGACGAGGACGACGACTTGACCTTCGTGGTCTACGATTTCGGTGGAGGAACGTTTGACGTTTCCGTCGTCAAAGTGCGCAATGGGCGGCAGTTCGACATCCTGGGCACGGGTGGCGACTCCCATCTCGGCGGCGGCGACATAGACCAAATCCTGATCGACTGGTTCCTCGGTCAGATGAAGGCCGAGTACAGCCGCAATTTCAGCGGCGACGACAAGCTTGGCGGGCGCGTCCGGCTGGAAGCGGAGCGCGTCAAGATTGCGTTGTGCAACTCGATGACCGAGCAGGCATTCGAACTCGACGATCCGGCGGACGACATCGACAGAGTCTGCTATTACATCAGTCCGGCAGAGCTCAAGCGCCGCATACAGCCATTGCTCGAAAAGACCCGTCGCGAAGTCGATGTCGCGATGGAAAGCGCCGGAAAGAAGGCTGGGGTCACTTGGGACGATGTAGACGCCTTCGTGCTGGTCGGCGGCTCGAGCAAGATACCCTTCGTGCGCGACATGCTGAGCGAGACCTACAAGAAGCCGATCAAGTCCGATCTCAATCCGGATGAGATCGTTTCGATCGGGGCGGCGCGTCTGGCTATGGACTACAAGCCCAGTCAAGGTCCGGTGTTCGACGAGGACAAGCCTCTCGTCATCGAAGAGACGGCCGAGCTGCCGGGCAATGTGGTCCCAACCGACATCAAAGACGTCGTCAGCCATACTTTGGGCATCGGCCTCAAAGACGACAAATACGATGCGCTGATCGAAAAGGACAAGTACATACCCGCCCGCGTCCACAGGAAGGGTTACACGACGGCGGAGGACAACCAGACCAGCATCTGGATTCCGGTGTTCCAGGGCGACAACCCAAAGGCGAGTCTCAATTATCAGATCGGCGAGGTCGTGATCCCCGATCTTTCGCCGGCGCCCGTCGGCACCCACCATTTCGAGGTGACATTCGCACTGGATGCCAACGGCATCTTCAACGGCCAAGTCGTGCACACCGAAACCGGTGCGGTCAAGGACATCAAGCTGCAACGCGGACAGGATGCCCTCGTCGAAAAACGCCGGATCGATCTTGCCGACATGATCGAAAAAAACAACGTCATGACCCTTCCGAACACTTCCGCCGGAAAGGAGGACGGCGATGACCGCGTCGCCGAGCTCGTCACCCAAGCGCAAGCCGCGCTCAACCGCCTTCCGGCCGCCGCGCAAGGCGATCTCACCACCGCCCTTGCCGAGCTGGTACTCGCGCAGCACTCCAAGAACCTCCAGCAACAAGGCCAGGCGATCGTTCGAATCCGCTCGATCCTCGACCGGCACAGCGCCGCCTGA
- a CDS encoding NADP-dependent oxidoreductase codes for MTATRELHLVRTPKGALEEDGFKLVETVLPEPRDGEVAVENVYLSIDPATRPRLSHGHALNTTVMGFALGRVTQSRHADFREGDIVRSAFGYREHFVADGRYLGKLSPDPALPLTVYLHVLGGTGFVAYGGLLAIAKMQAGETVFVSTAAGAVGSIAVQVARLKGATVIGSTGSDNKANWLKSLGLNGVINYKRRPIAEALREAAPKGIDVYFDNVGGEHLEAALACMNSLGRVAVCGMISTYNDDPIGVRNLSSIIYNRINIRGFVTTDFDDLHPKFLEEMTAWIKAEKVEYRETIMDGIENASAALIALLNGVNTGKMMVKL; via the coding sequence ATGACGGCAACGAGAGAACTCCATCTGGTGCGAACGCCGAAGGGTGCGCTGGAAGAGGACGGCTTCAAGCTTGTCGAGACCGTTCTGCCGGAACCGCGGGACGGCGAGGTCGCGGTCGAGAATGTCTATCTCAGCATCGATCCGGCGACGCGGCCGCGCCTCTCCCACGGCCACGCGCTGAACACGACGGTGATGGGATTTGCGCTCGGGCGGGTGACGCAATCGCGCCACGCCGATTTCCGCGAGGGCGACATCGTGCGCTCCGCCTTCGGCTACCGCGAGCATTTCGTCGCCGACGGGCGGTATCTCGGCAAGCTTTCGCCCGATCCCGCGCTGCCGCTGACCGTCTATCTGCACGTCCTGGGCGGGACCGGTTTCGTCGCCTATGGCGGGCTTCTGGCCATCGCGAAAATGCAGGCCGGCGAGACGGTTTTCGTCTCGACCGCGGCCGGCGCGGTCGGCTCCATCGCGGTGCAGGTTGCCAGACTGAAGGGCGCCACGGTGATCGGCAGCACCGGCAGCGACAACAAGGCGAACTGGCTCAAATCTCTCGGACTGAACGGCGTGATCAATTACAAGCGCCGACCGATCGCGGAGGCCCTGCGGGAAGCGGCCCCCAAAGGCATCGACGTCTATTTCGACAATGTCGGCGGCGAGCACCTCGAAGCCGCATTGGCGTGCATGAACAGCCTCGGCCGCGTCGCCGTGTGCGGCATGATCTCGACCTATAACGACGATCCGATCGGGGTGCGCAATCTGTCTTCCATCATCTACAATCGGATCAACATCCGCGGCTTCGTCACCACCGACTTCGACGACCTTCATCCGAAATTCCTGGAAGAGATGACCGCCTGGATCAAGGCGGAGAAGGTGGAGTATCGGGAAACGATCATGGATGGCATCGAGAATGCGAGCGCCGCGCTGATCGCGCTGCTGAACGGCGTGAACACGGGAAAAATGATGGTGAAGCTCTAG
- a CDS encoding tetratricopeptide repeat protein — protein sequence MIYLAWIAWAAAGVFAVAVFRRGTEEEGATGRRLGTIAVFAIATLVIFFAGATPKGLPVGTLFGWNAPAEENIARLNARKAELERQRAEVEAQLNQERLQAASRLPEPVNGSQAIFVEVSPERQAIVLTALFLLLAIDVTLLLVSIGVISLPGPFRDAGRAAQKLRLGELAQKVWDADYRAALVKAADIRELKLEKSDQLEFFYLRSYAALQVYSYPAEGETADYRQKLLDGVVADLTEVVSAAPKNAMAQYTLGLALGFAGKYDEALECFDKSRQALASLSLPFSHNESVCLLYKAEGLLGRGDVEAAQICFDRVIALGSLRDAVLPVRLNIAMSDLSKAVRRKAAGAALDILSNIARLPGFDEKQSAALEVMRIGLSTRAALVEGNTAAAVAEAEQFAERYMPSGLPPVDYDTAEDVFSPVEDADLAFPRNVYRGILFILALGRAMAEKPGRVSQTAFERMADPLLRGLQLDPRNRDLLAALGGLCYWTQRDMRARARQWIEAAVVMGLVSHHARAILMQDQAVEERRRDLLGVFRSASARFLRDPTLAAETRRALVNELGRFQEFEPLLIDLRARPDYEHEEPTVAALRDRARYLSGLLEDVLRRGEMARFERLANLKEEYSGNLRTLEQTMDAIKTLEHTAIVELSSSLAMI from the coding sequence ATGATCTACCTGGCTTGGATCGCATGGGCTGCAGCGGGTGTCTTTGCCGTGGCCGTCTTCAGACGCGGCACGGAGGAAGAAGGCGCGACCGGGCGCAGGCTCGGGACAATTGCGGTCTTCGCCATCGCGACACTGGTCATATTCTTCGCCGGCGCCACGCCGAAAGGCCTGCCCGTCGGCACTCTATTCGGGTGGAACGCACCGGCGGAGGAAAATATCGCGCGGCTGAATGCGCGCAAAGCCGAGCTCGAGCGGCAACGCGCGGAAGTGGAAGCTCAGCTCAATCAGGAACGGCTTCAGGCCGCATCTCGACTGCCCGAGCCGGTCAACGGGTCTCAAGCAATCTTCGTCGAGGTTTCACCCGAGCGCCAGGCCATCGTGCTGACCGCGCTGTTCCTCCTCCTGGCCATCGATGTGACGCTACTTCTGGTGTCGATCGGAGTCATCTCGCTTCCCGGCCCGTTCCGGGACGCGGGCCGGGCGGCCCAAAAGCTCAGATTGGGCGAACTGGCACAAAAAGTATGGGACGCCGATTATCGCGCGGCCCTGGTGAAGGCCGCGGACATCCGGGAACTGAAATTGGAAAAGAGCGACCAGCTCGAATTCTTCTATCTGCGCAGCTATGCTGCGCTACAGGTTTACAGTTATCCGGCGGAAGGGGAGACGGCCGACTATCGCCAGAAGCTTCTGGATGGCGTCGTTGCCGATCTCACCGAAGTGGTTTCTGCCGCGCCCAAGAACGCGATGGCGCAGTATACGCTCGGTCTGGCGCTCGGATTTGCAGGAAAGTACGACGAAGCGCTCGAGTGCTTCGACAAAAGCAGGCAAGCGCTCGCGAGCTTGTCGCTGCCCTTCAGCCACAATGAAAGCGTTTGTCTGCTGTACAAGGCCGAGGGGCTCCTTGGGCGGGGCGACGTCGAAGCCGCGCAGATCTGCTTCGACCGCGTGATCGCGCTCGGTTCTCTCAGAGATGCCGTGTTGCCGGTGCGCCTGAACATCGCCATGAGCGACCTATCGAAGGCTGTCAGGCGAAAAGCCGCCGGAGCGGCGTTGGACATCCTGAGCAATATCGCGCGGCTCCCGGGGTTCGATGAAAAACAGTCAGCCGCGCTGGAGGTGATGCGCATTGGCCTGTCGACGCGCGCGGCCCTGGTCGAAGGCAATACCGCGGCGGCCGTTGCGGAAGCGGAACAATTCGCCGAGCGCTATATGCCCTCAGGCTTGCCGCCGGTCGACTACGATACGGCCGAGGATGTGTTCTCTCCGGTCGAGGATGCGGACCTGGCATTTCCCCGCAATGTCTATCGCGGCATACTCTTCATCCTCGCGCTCGGCCGCGCTATGGCGGAAAAGCCTGGCAGAGTGTCTCAAACGGCGTTCGAACGCATGGCCGATCCGCTGCTGCGCGGCCTTCAACTCGATCCCCGCAACCGAGACCTGCTCGCGGCCTTGGGCGGCCTTTGCTATTGGACGCAGCGCGACATGCGCGCGCGCGCGCGCCAATGGATAGAGGCCGCGGTCGTCATGGGCTTGGTCAGCCATCATGCACGCGCGATCCTGATGCAGGATCAAGCCGTGGAGGAAAGGCGACGCGATCTGCTCGGCGTGTTTCGTTCCGCGTCCGCCCGCTTCCTGCGCGACCCCACGCTGGCCGCCGAGACGCGGCGGGCGCTGGTCAACGAACTCGGGCGCTTTCAGGAGTTCGAACCGCTGCTCATCGATCTGCGTGCGAGGCCCGACTATGAGCACGAAGAGCCGACAGTCGCGGCCCTGCGCGACCGTGCGCGTTATTTGAGCGGATTGCTGGAAGACGTTCTGCGGCGGGGCGAGATGGCGCGCTTCGAGCGCCTGGCCAATCTCAAAGAGGAATACAGCGGCAATTTGCGGACGCTCGAACAGACAATGGACGCCATCAAGACGCTCGAACACACGGCCATTGTCGAGTTGAGCAGCAGTCTTGCGATGATTTAG